In a single window of the Myxococcus stipitatus genome:
- a CDS encoding neutral/alkaline non-lysosomal ceramidase N-terminal domain-containing protein: MALPRRASWRSLLPLVLLTVGAAYALSSWNWCGPWAERAPVLLSQARGEGALRAGAAKVALSPPFPVVVAGYAPPRPEASESDPPPHARAVVLEAGGTRIGLVSLELLSVTDVVVGRVRERALALGLQDVLVMATHTHSSLGGYDARLVAQLVGTGRFREESLEAISSAASAALEQATSALTDVTLELGEAKEASFVYTRSGGTAPDGVLTRAVLRGADAPVAELLFYAAHPTMVPRQRAAVDPDYPGRLSALRESEGSGVTLLLQGAVGNASVAFQGQGLERVSAFARALSELAGKAPLAPVSGAVKLSLARAEAAMPRPDASRLVPSFTRAAGDNLLCGSAERVAEVSALVLGPLELVTVPGEPTVDAGAELVRRTGASGVLGLVGGYVGYVESPALVRDGAGESRRQYFGPVLLDRLGAAAELAANTAGFTR; encoded by the coding sequence ATGGCCCTTCCGCGACGAGCCTCCTGGCGTTCCCTGCTTCCCCTGGTCCTGCTGACAGTGGGTGCGGCCTACGCGCTGAGTTCCTGGAACTGGTGTGGCCCCTGGGCCGAGCGTGCGCCGGTGCTCCTGTCACAAGCGCGTGGCGAGGGGGCCCTGCGAGCGGGCGCCGCGAAGGTGGCGTTGAGTCCGCCCTTCCCGGTGGTGGTCGCGGGCTACGCGCCGCCGCGTCCCGAAGCGAGCGAGTCCGACCCGCCACCGCACGCGAGGGCCGTGGTGCTGGAGGCGGGTGGCACGCGCATCGGCCTGGTGTCGCTGGAGCTGCTGTCCGTCACGGACGTCGTGGTGGGACGCGTGCGCGAGCGCGCCCTGGCGCTGGGACTCCAGGACGTGCTGGTGATGGCCACGCACACGCACTCGTCGCTCGGGGGGTATGACGCGCGGCTGGTGGCGCAGCTGGTGGGCACGGGGCGCTTCCGGGAGGAGTCGTTGGAGGCCATCTCCTCCGCCGCGAGCGCGGCGCTGGAGCAGGCGACGTCGGCGCTCACGGACGTGACGTTGGAGCTGGGCGAGGCGAAGGAGGCGTCGTTCGTCTACACGCGCAGCGGTGGCACCGCGCCCGACGGCGTCCTGACGCGCGCCGTGCTCCGCGGCGCCGACGCGCCCGTGGCGGAGCTGCTGTTCTACGCGGCCCACCCGACGATGGTGCCCCGGCAGCGCGCGGCGGTGGACCCCGACTATCCGGGGCGGCTCAGCGCGCTGCGCGAGTCGGAGGGCAGCGGCGTGACGCTGCTCCTCCAGGGCGCGGTGGGCAACGCGTCGGTGGCCTTCCAGGGACAGGGGCTGGAGCGCGTGTCGGCGTTCGCGCGCGCCCTCTCGGAGCTGGCGGGCAAGGCGCCCCTGGCTCCCGTGAGCGGGGCCGTGAAGCTGTCGCTGGCCCGAGCGGAGGCGGCGATGCCTCGGCCGGACGCGTCGCGGCTGGTGCCGTCCTTCACCCGCGCGGCGGGCGACAACCTCCTGTGTGGCTCCGCCGAAAGGGTGGCCGAGGTGAGCGCGCTCGTCCTCGGGCCCCTGGAGCTGGTGACGGTGCCCGGAGAGCCCACGGTCGACGCGGGCGCGGAGCTGGTGCGGCGCACGGGGGCCTCGGGTGTGCTGGGGCTGGTGGGCGGGTACGTGGGCTACGTGGAGTCCCCGGCGTTGGTGCGCGACGGCGCGGGTGAATCGCGTCGCCAGTACTTCGGGCCCGTCCTCCTGGACCGGCTGGGCGCCGCGGCGGAGCTGGCCGCGAACACGGCGGGCTTCACGCGCTGA